The Rickettsia endosymbiont of Cantharis rufa genome segment TAAAAAGTAACCTTAAAATCCTCCAGTTTTTTTCAGTAATGATTCTGATGTGCTATCACATCTTGTACCAAAAGTATAAGCAACTACTTTTAACAAAATCTTATCCAAAGAATATCAAAGCCATCTTTGTTTGGATTTATTCTGTACATAAGACCATTGTTCATCTATTTCAGGAGCAATAATTACTTCTATCGTATTGATAGAATGATTTATCTTTTTTAACGCTAGATTTTTTTAAAACACGGATAACCGTATTGATACCCACTTTTAATACTCTTACTGTATCCCTAACTCCAGAGCCATTGATTGACATATCTACTATCTGAGTCTTGACTCCAGGCTTAGAGGCATTATTAATATATTACAGTTAAAAATATCGATTACACTGCTTGCATTGATATCTCTGTTGTTTTGAAATTGAATATCCCGCCTTTACTACTTTTTCTGTGTCGTTATAATATCTACACTTAACATCTATTCTTGATCTACACTTAACATCTATTCTTGCCATAACTCCTTAACTATAATTCTCTCTTATTACTGTTTGAGGATTATAGACTATTCATGCTAAGCTGCAATACGGGGGGGCGACCAAGAGTAAGTTAATTGTGAAGTGAGTAGACCACCGACTATGGCAAGCCCTAGCGACCTTC includes the following:
- a CDS encoding IS1 family transposase codes for the protein MNHSINTIEVIIAPEIDEQWSYVQNKSKQRWL
- a CDS encoding IS1-like element transposase gives rise to the protein MSINGSGVRDTVRVLKVGINTVIRVLKKSSVKKDKSFYQYDRSNYCS